Proteins co-encoded in one Salvia splendens isolate huo1 chromosome 4, SspV2, whole genome shotgun sequence genomic window:
- the LOC121801276 gene encoding chaperonin CPN60-2, mitochondrial-like codes for MYRFAANLASKASVARNSSQQIGGRLGWSRNYAAKDIRFGVEARALMLKGVEELADAVKVTMGPKGRNVVIEQSWGAPKVTKDGVTVAKSIEFKDKVKNIGASLVKQVANATNDVAGDGTTCATVLTRAIFTEGCKSVAAGMNAMDLRRGITMAVDAVVTNLKSRARMISTSEEIAQVGTISANGEREIGELIAKAMEKVGKEGVITIQDGKTLFNELEVVEGMKLDRGYISPYFITNQKTQKCELDDPLILIHEKKISSINAIVKVLELALKRQRPLLIVAEDVESDALATLILNKLRAGIKVCAIKAPGFGENRKSGLQDLAVLTGGQVITEELGMNLDDVELDMLGSCKKVTISKDDTVILDGSGEKKSIEERCEQIRSAVELSTSDYDKEKLQERLAKLSGGVAVLKIGGASEAEVGEKKDRVTDALNATKAAVEEGIVPGGGVALLYAAKELEKLPTANFDQKIGVQIIQNALKTPVFTIAANAGVEGAVVVGKLLESENPDLGYDAAKAEYVDMVKAGIIDPLKVIRTALVDAASVSSLMTTTEAIVVEQPSEEKAGPPMGGGGMGGMGGMDY; via the exons ATGTATCGTTTTGCAGCAAATCTCGCCTCCAAAGCCAG TGTTGCGAGGAACAGCAGCCAACAG ATTGGGGGTAGATTGGGATGGAGCAGAAATTATGCTGCTAAAGATATTAGATTTGGAGTGGAGGCTAGGGCTTTGATGCTTAAGGGTGTTGAAGAGCTTGCTGATGCTGTTAAAGTCACCATGGGTCCTAAG GGGCGTAATGTAGTTATTGAGCAGAGTTGGGGTGCGCCGAAAGTGACGAAGGACGGTGTCACTGTTGCGAAGAGCATTGAATTCAAGGACAAAGTTAAGAATATTGGTGCTAGCCTTGTTAAACAGGTGGCAAATGCTACTAATGATGTTGCTGGTGATG gTACAACCTGTGCTACTGTCCTTACTCGTGCAATATTCACCGAAGGCTGCAAGTCAGTGGCAGCTGGCATGAATGCCATGGATCTAAGACGCGGGATCACCATGGCTGTTGATGCTGTCGTTACAAACTTGAAAAGCAGAGCAAGGATGATTAGCACATCGGAGGAGATTGCTCAG GTTGGAACTATTTCTGCTAATGGAGAAAGGGAAATCGGTGAGCTGATTGCAAAGGCTATGGAAAAAGTTGGAAAAGAGGGTGTGATCACAATTCAA GATGGAAAGACATTGTTCAATGAGTTGGAAGTAGTTGAGGGTATGAAGCTGGACAGAGGCTATATCTCCCCATACTTTATCACAAATCAGAAGACTCAGAAATGT GAATTGGATGATCCTCTTATCCTTATTCACGAGAAGAAAATCTCTAGCATAAATGCCATTGTTAAAGTCCTAGAATTAGCTTTGAAG AGGCAGAGGCCACTTCTGATAGTCGCTGAGGATGTGGAAAGCGATGCACTTGCCACTCTTATCCTTAACAAGCTCCGTGCTGGAATCAAGGTCTGTGCAATCAAAGCACCTGGGTTCGGCGAGAACAGGAAATCAGGCTTGCAGGATCTTGCTGTTTTAACCGGTGGCCAA GTCATAACCGAGGAGCTTGGAATGAACTTGGATGATGTGGAGCTTGATATGTTGGGTTCGTGCAAGAAG GTCACCATCTCCAAGGATGATACTGTCATTCTTGATGGATCTGGTGAGAAGAAGTCCATTGAGGAAAGATGTGAGCAG ATCAGGTCAGCAGTTGAGTTGAGCACTTCTGATTACGACAAGGAGAAGTTGCAAGAAAGGCTGGCCAAATTATCTGGTGGTGTTGCTGTGCTAAAG ATTGGAGGAGCAAGTGAAGCAGAAGTTGGTGAGAAGAAAGATAGAGTAACTGATGCTCTTAATGCCACGAAAGCAGCTGTTGAGGAAGGGATTGTGCCTG GTGGAGGTGTTGCTCTCCTCTACGCAGCCAAAGAATTGGAGAAGCTGCCAACAGCCAACTTCGACCAGAAGATTGGTGTCCAAATTATTCAAAATGCTTTGAAG ACACCAGTTTTCACAATTGCAGCAAACGCTGGTGTGGAGGGTGCTGTTGTAGTTGgcaaattgttggaatccgaaaaTCCTGACCTCGGATATGATGCAGCTAAAG CTGAATATGTTGATATGGTTAAGGCTGGAATTATTGATCCATTGAAGGTCATTAGAACTGCCCTTGTTGATGCTGCTAG TGTGTCTTCGCTGATGACAACTACGGAAGCCATTGTGGTGGAGCAACCGTCAGAGGAGAAGGCCGGACCACCAATGGGCGGCGGCGGCATGGGAGGAATGGGTGGCATGGATTACTGA